In Nitrospira sp., the following proteins share a genomic window:
- a CDS encoding type II toxin-antitoxin system Phd/YefM family antitoxin produces the protein MTKILSLSEVKTHLPELIAGVQEREEEVIVTKSGRPAAMLINVDEYTRLKETVDVLSDPGLMSQIAESRAFYQTKHKGLSFEDVFGEPLTPVKKRRTG, from the coding sequence ATGACAAAAATATTGTCGTTGTCGGAGGTCAAAACGCACCTGCCTGAATTGATAGCCGGGGTACAAGAACGCGAGGAGGAAGTCATTGTCACGAAGAGCGGCCGGCCGGCTGCCATGTTGATCAACGTCGATGAATATACCCGCCTCAAAGAGACCGTGGATGTCCTGAGCGATCCTGGACTCATGAGCCAGATTGCCGAGAGCCGGGCTTTTTACCAAACGAAACACAAAGGGCTCTCGTTTGAAGACGTGTTCGGCGAACCCCTCACGCCCGTCAAGAAGCGTCGCACGGGGTGA
- a CDS encoding type II toxin-antitoxin system RelE/ParE family toxin, which yields MQPGHPPHVPEVIPTLHPDLTQLIKSAIRAIAANPECGEPLQRELDGLRKYRVRRFRIVYAVEQKRRVIRLMAVGHRRYVYEELTDQLRRKLRE from the coding sequence ATTCAGCCCGGACACCCTCCGCATGTCCCAGAGGTGATCCCTACACTCCATCCCGATCTGACGCAACTGATCAAGTCAGCCATTCGTGCCATTGCCGCGAATCCCGAATGCGGTGAGCCGCTCCAACGGGAACTGGACGGGTTACGAAAATATCGCGTTCGGCGATTTCGCATCGTCTATGCCGTTGAGCAGAAAAGACGAGTCATCCGCTTGATGGCCGTTGGCCACCGTCGATATGTGTATGAAGAGCTGACCGACCAACTTCGTCGCAAGCTTCGGGAATAG
- a CDS encoding type 1 glutamine amidotransferase domain-containing protein, protein MPKKILVVLTATEKYPNLNRATGIWLGEAVHFVEKVERAGFTVDYVTPSGGYTPIDPHSLAMAEPIDWEWYHNRQFMNRLGATLKPSDVNPGDYAAIYFVGGHGVLWDFPDNADFQQLSRKIYENGGIVSSVCHGAVGLLNITLSDGTLLIKGKQVTGFSDEEERLAQLDQYVPFMTETELKKRGAAYRKAEKPWEAFAIADRRVITGQNPASGGAVADLVIKALKG, encoded by the coding sequence ATGCCCAAGAAAATACTCGTGGTGCTGACGGCGACGGAAAAGTACCCGAATCTGAACCGGGCAACCGGCATCTGGCTTGGCGAGGCCGTGCACTTCGTGGAGAAGGTCGAACGGGCCGGATTTACTGTGGATTACGTGACTCCGTCAGGCGGATATACCCCGATCGATCCCCACAGCCTCGCCATGGCGGAACCGATTGACTGGGAGTGGTACCACAATCGCCAGTTCATGAACCGTCTCGGCGCAACGCTCAAACCGAGCGACGTGAACCCCGGTGACTATGCTGCAATCTATTTCGTAGGCGGGCATGGCGTACTCTGGGACTTTCCTGACAATGCCGATTTTCAGCAGCTCAGCCGCAAGATCTACGAGAACGGCGGAATCGTCTCATCGGTCTGCCACGGCGCCGTCGGCTTATTGAACATCACCCTGTCGGACGGAACGCTGCTGATTAAAGGCAAACAGGTCACCGGATTCTCGGATGAGGAAGAACGCCTGGCCCAACTCGATCAATACGTGCCGTTCATGACCGAGACGGAACTGAAGAAACGAGGCGCCGCCTACAGAAAGGCGGAGAAGCCCTGGGAAGCATTCGCCATCGCAGATCGTCGCGTGATCACGGGACAGAACCCTGCCTCCGGCGGCGCCGTGGCCGACCTGGTCATCAAGGCCCTGAAGGGCTGA
- a CDS encoding glycoside hydrolase produces the protein MNDGGQQAWKCRFGYPVTIRRYGIAMGLAIVMFGAVCTGGWAETSGPAGSSVPGAVKWHPGHYYALMNFMRTNPRIMAQVYRELKATPALRGLQVRYEWPELEPEEGRYDFTAIERVLAELAPQHKRLIVLLELKSFKPQVLPVPSYMATEKYEGGAFPFSSFGKDVPRGNNLKLWNPAVRDRLVALIRELGQRFNGHAYFEGIGLPETAMGQPLVPVSTRDLERQYDHLLSVQRAMRGAFPNTMTYQLVNYPREILPSFVGQMRTIGTALGGPDVFIDDPGLNFDHPNKPKGVYHFYAPLSGVVPLTPSVMQSNYENTQHDGKGRVPTIPELFSFARERLRANYIFWTRAPNYSPKVLEFMNGLPAEDGPARGLNPTCPKAYAPCVE, from the coding sequence ATGAACGATGGCGGACAGCAAGCCTGGAAATGTCGCTTCGGATATCCGGTGACCATTCGGCGGTATGGCATCGCCATGGGCCTCGCGATCGTGATGTTCGGCGCGGTCTGTACGGGCGGGTGGGCAGAAACGAGTGGCCCTGCTGGGTCGTCGGTTCCGGGTGCGGTGAAGTGGCACCCCGGCCACTATTATGCGCTGATGAATTTCATGAGGACCAACCCGAGAATCATGGCGCAGGTGTATCGCGAACTCAAAGCGACACCTGCCTTGCGCGGGTTGCAGGTTCGTTATGAGTGGCCTGAATTGGAGCCGGAAGAGGGCCGGTATGACTTCACGGCAATCGAGCGGGTGTTAGCTGAATTGGCACCGCAGCACAAGCGGCTGATTGTGCTGTTGGAACTGAAATCCTTCAAGCCTCAGGTGTTGCCCGTGCCATCCTACATGGCAACCGAGAAATATGAGGGAGGGGCTTTCCCGTTCAGTAGTTTCGGCAAGGACGTGCCACGCGGGAATAATCTCAAACTCTGGAACCCGGCGGTTCGTGATCGTCTCGTTGCGCTCATTCGTGAGTTGGGACAGCGCTTCAATGGCCATGCGTATTTCGAGGGTATCGGTCTTCCTGAAACTGCGATGGGACAACCGCTCGTCCCGGTGTCCACGCGGGACCTCGAGCGACAGTATGACCATCTACTCAGCGTGCAGCGGGCCATGCGCGGGGCGTTTCCGAACACGATGACGTATCAGCTTGTGAATTATCCGCGCGAGATTTTGCCGTCGTTCGTGGGCCAGATGCGCACGATCGGGACGGCATTGGGCGGGCCCGATGTGTTCATCGACGATCCTGGATTGAACTTCGACCATCCGAACAAACCCAAGGGCGTCTATCATTTTTATGCGCCGCTGTCCGGAGTCGTGCCGCTGACGCCGTCGGTGATGCAGTCCAACTATGAGAATACGCAGCACGACGGGAAGGGGAGAGTGCCGACCATTCCCGAATTGTTCTCGTTCGCGAGGGAACGACTGCGGGCGAACTACATTTTTTGGACCCGTGCCCCGAACTACTCCCCCAAGGTGTTGGAATTTATGAATGGGCTGCCTGCGGAGGACGGCCCGGCCCGCGGGCTCAATCCGACCTGCCCCAAGGCCTACGCGCCCTGTGTGGAGTAG